Proteins from a genomic interval of Kribbella aluminosa:
- a CDS encoding type II secretion system F family protein, which translates to MGLVAFLLMFVVSRTLPVALVFALMAGWLPIALVRSRARKRLAEFRELWPDVVDNVASAVRAGLSLSEALAQVGERGPLQLREPFRRFGADYASTGRFAESLDRLKARLADPVGDRVVEALRIAREVGGGDLGRLLRSLSSFLRDDARTRSELESRQSWSVNGARVAVAAPWLVLLLLSFQGDVIQRYNSPVGAVIIAVGAVICVIAYRVMLRIGRLPEPERVLR; encoded by the coding sequence ATGGGGCTGGTCGCGTTCCTGCTGATGTTCGTGGTGTCCAGGACGCTGCCGGTCGCGCTGGTGTTCGCGCTGATGGCCGGCTGGCTGCCGATCGCGCTGGTGCGGTCGCGGGCGCGGAAGCGGCTGGCCGAGTTCCGTGAGCTGTGGCCGGACGTGGTGGACAACGTCGCGTCGGCCGTGCGGGCCGGGCTGTCGTTGTCGGAGGCGCTGGCCCAGGTCGGCGAGCGCGGTCCGTTGCAGCTGCGGGAGCCGTTCCGGCGGTTCGGTGCGGACTACGCCTCGACCGGGCGGTTCGCCGAGTCGCTGGACCGGTTGAAGGCACGGCTGGCCGACCCGGTCGGTGACCGGGTGGTGGAGGCGCTGCGGATCGCGCGTGAGGTCGGCGGCGGCGACCTCGGCCGGTTGCTGCGTTCGCTGTCGTCGTTCCTGCGCGACGACGCCCGCACCCGGTCCGAGCTCGAGTCCCGGCAGTCGTGGTCGGTCAACGGCGCGCGGGTCGCGGTCGCGGCGCCGTGGCTGGTGCTGCTGTTGCTGTCCTTCCAGGGCGACGTCATCCAGCGGTACAACTCGCCTGTCGGTGCCGTGATCATCGCCGTCGGCGCCGTCATCTGCGTGATCGCGTACCGGGTGATGCTGCGGATCGGCCGGCTGCCCGAGCCCGAGCGGGTGCTGCGATGA
- a CDS encoding CoA-acylating methylmalonate-semialdehyde dehydrogenase yields MSTENKRITHLVGGSPWTGVSERTGKVYNPATGQVTGELDLASAATVDEVVKVAHGASKGWAQTSLTKRAQILFAYRELVSRNKERIAELITAEHGKVLSDALGEVTRGLEVIEFACGIPHLLKGGYSSGVSTNVDVYSIRQPLGVCAVISPFNFPAMVPMWFVPIAVACGNSVVIKPSEKDPSAANAMAELWKEAGLPDGVVNVVHGDKESVDRLLENPDVKSVSFVGSTPIAKYVYETATRNGKRVQALGGAKNHMIVLPDADLDLAADAAVNAGFGSAGERCMAISALVAVEPIADELIGKIKERMGTLKTGDGTRGCDMGPLVTGVHRDKVAGYVAAGVESGAELVVDGREGDFDGGDDGFWLGPTLFDKVTPEMSIYTDEIFGPVLSVVRTASYDAALELVNSNPYGNGTAIFTNDGGAARRFQNEVEVGMVGINVPIPVPMAYYSFGGWKNSLFGDTHAHGTEGVHFFTRGKVVTSRWLDPSHGGINLGFPTHD; encoded by the coding sequence GTGAGTACTGAGAACAAGCGCATCACCCACCTTGTCGGCGGCAGCCCGTGGACCGGTGTGTCCGAGCGGACCGGCAAGGTCTACAACCCGGCGACCGGCCAGGTCACCGGCGAGCTGGACCTGGCCTCGGCGGCGACCGTCGACGAGGTCGTCAAGGTCGCTCACGGCGCCTCGAAGGGCTGGGCGCAGACCTCGCTCACCAAGCGTGCCCAGATCCTGTTCGCCTACCGCGAGCTCGTCAGCCGGAACAAGGAGCGCATCGCCGAGCTGATCACGGCCGAGCACGGCAAGGTGCTGTCCGACGCGCTCGGCGAGGTGACCCGCGGGCTCGAGGTGATCGAGTTCGCGTGCGGCATCCCGCACCTGCTCAAGGGCGGGTACAGCTCCGGTGTCTCGACCAACGTCGACGTGTACTCGATCCGCCAGCCGCTCGGTGTCTGCGCGGTGATCTCGCCGTTCAACTTCCCGGCGATGGTGCCGATGTGGTTCGTCCCGATCGCGGTTGCCTGTGGCAACAGTGTGGTGATCAAGCCGTCCGAGAAGGACCCGTCGGCGGCGAACGCGATGGCCGAGCTGTGGAAGGAGGCCGGGCTGCCGGACGGCGTGGTGAACGTCGTGCACGGCGACAAGGAGTCCGTCGACCGGCTGCTCGAGAACCCGGACGTGAAGTCGGTGTCGTTCGTCGGCTCGACGCCGATCGCGAAGTACGTCTACGAGACCGCCACCCGGAACGGCAAGCGGGTGCAGGCGCTCGGCGGCGCGAAGAACCACATGATCGTGCTACCGGACGCGGATCTCGACCTGGCGGCGGACGCGGCCGTGAACGCCGGGTTCGGCTCGGCGGGCGAGCGCTGCATGGCGATCTCCGCGCTGGTCGCGGTGGAGCCGATCGCGGACGAGCTGATCGGCAAGATCAAGGAGCGGATGGGCACCCTGAAGACCGGCGACGGGACCCGCGGGTGCGACATGGGTCCGCTGGTCACCGGCGTGCACCGGGACAAGGTCGCCGGCTACGTCGCGGCCGGGGTCGAGTCCGGCGCGGAGCTGGTGGTCGACGGGCGCGAGGGTGACTTCGACGGCGGCGACGACGGGTTCTGGCTGGGCCCGACGCTGTTCGACAAGGTCACGCCGGAGATGTCGATCTACACCGACGAGATCTTCGGGCCGGTGCTGTCGGTGGTGCGGACGGCGTCGTACGACGCGGCGCTCGAGCTGGTGAACTCGAACCCGTACGGGAACGGGACGGCGATCTTCACGAACGACGGCGGCGCGGCGCGGCGGTTCCAGAACGAGGTCGAGGTCGGCATGGTCGGGATCAACGTGCCGATCCCGGTGCCGATGGCGTACTACTCGTTCGGCGGGTGGAAGAACTCGCTGTTCGGCGACACCCACGCACACGGCACCGAGGGCGTGCACTTCTTCACCCGCGGCAAGGTCGTCACATCCCGCTGGCTGGATCCGTCCCACGGCGGCATCAACCTCGGTTTCCCGACGCACGACTGA
- a CDS encoding ATP-binding cassette domain-containing protein: MTTTKSFADDATTSPNTPIVLLEDIGKSYGNVNALRGVSLAVRQGEITCVLGDNGAGKSTLIKIIAGLHDYTSGKMSVNGEERHFSSPRESLDSGIATVYQDLALAPLMSVWRNFFLGNELTKGPLGLLDTAQMKRIAQQELSRMGISIPNLEQPVGKLSGGQRQCVAIARAIHFGAKVLILDEPTAALGVNQSGVVLKYVVKARDAGIGVIFITHNPHHAYLVGNHFVVLKLGRVALDTHRSEITLEQLTTEMAGGSELEALSHELREIDPEVVVDEPQGRDDE; encoded by the coding sequence ATGACCACCACGAAGTCGTTCGCGGACGACGCCACGACCAGCCCGAACACGCCGATCGTGCTGCTCGAGGACATCGGCAAGAGCTACGGCAACGTCAACGCGCTGCGCGGGGTGTCGCTGGCGGTCCGGCAGGGCGAGATCACCTGCGTGCTGGGCGACAACGGGGCCGGCAAGTCGACTCTGATCAAGATCATCGCCGGCCTGCACGACTACACCTCGGGCAAGATGTCGGTGAACGGCGAGGAGCGGCACTTCTCCTCGCCGCGCGAGTCGCTCGACAGCGGGATCGCGACCGTCTACCAGGACCTCGCGCTGGCGCCGCTGATGTCGGTCTGGCGGAACTTCTTCCTCGGCAACGAGCTCACCAAGGGGCCGCTGGGTCTGCTGGACACGGCGCAGATGAAGCGGATCGCGCAGCAGGAGCTGTCCAGGATGGGGATCTCGATTCCCAATCTGGAGCAGCCAGTCGGGAAGCTGTCCGGCGGTCAGCGGCAGTGCGTCGCGATCGCGCGGGCGATCCACTTCGGGGCGAAGGTGCTGATCCTCGACGAGCCGACCGCGGCGCTCGGCGTGAACCAGTCCGGCGTCGTGCTGAAGTACGTCGTGAAGGCGCGGGACGCCGGGATCGGGGTCATCTTCATCACCCACAACCCGCATCACGCCTACCTGGTCGGCAACCACTTCGTCGTACTGAAACTCGGCCGGGTGGCGCTGGACACCCACCGGTCGGAGATCACGCTGGAGCAGCTGACCACCGAGATGGCCGGCGGTTCCGAGCTGGAGGCCTTGAGCCACGAGCTGCGGGAGATCGATCCTGAAGTGGTCGTGGACGAACCACAGGGGAGGGACGATGAGTGA
- a CDS encoding CpaF family protein, with amino-acid sequence MTADRLDAHRSSWNGAATDMSRNAVELIDAQVRDLVRREGIDPLRDPGAVNHLVATVVREYDERSLTGVVPPIGDLEAVSREVHDRVAGFGPLQRYLDDPTVEEIWINEPSRVFIAREGRHELTTTVLTEEEVGDLVERMLKTTGRRIDVSQPFTDARLPDGSRVHIVLGGITQRYAAINIRKFTVRATRLTDMVQLGSLTPHAAAVLEASVAVGLNVLVSGGTQAGKTTMLNALAGSIPGSERVISCEEVFEIKLPIPDWVSMQTRQAGLEGTGEVRLRDLVKESLRMRPSRMIVGEVRGEECLDLLLALNSGLPGMCTIHANSAREALTKMCTLPLLAGENIGSRFVLPTVAGCVDIVVHLGVAADGRRRVREIVAVTGRVEEQAIETETLFSTRDGYLRRAEGQLPHTERFQQAGYNVAGLLTELPRRGA; translated from the coding sequence ATGACTGCGGACAGGCTGGACGCGCACCGCTCGAGCTGGAACGGTGCCGCGACCGACATGTCCCGGAACGCAGTCGAGCTGATCGACGCACAGGTCCGCGACCTGGTCCGCCGCGAGGGCATCGACCCGCTCCGCGACCCCGGTGCGGTGAACCATCTCGTCGCGACCGTAGTCCGGGAGTACGACGAGCGCAGCCTGACCGGCGTGGTGCCGCCGATCGGCGACCTGGAGGCGGTCAGCCGGGAGGTGCACGACCGGGTCGCGGGCTTCGGGCCGCTGCAGCGCTACCTGGACGACCCGACCGTCGAGGAGATCTGGATCAACGAGCCGAGCCGGGTGTTCATCGCCCGCGAGGGCCGGCACGAGCTGACCACGACCGTGCTGACCGAGGAAGAGGTCGGCGACCTGGTCGAGCGGATGCTGAAGACCACCGGCCGCCGGATCGACGTCTCCCAGCCGTTCACCGACGCCCGGCTCCCGGACGGCAGCCGGGTGCACATCGTGCTCGGCGGCATCACCCAGCGGTACGCCGCGATCAACATCCGCAAGTTCACCGTCCGGGCGACCCGGCTGACCGACATGGTGCAGCTCGGATCGCTGACGCCGCACGCGGCCGCGGTGCTGGAGGCATCCGTTGCCGTCGGCCTCAATGTGCTGGTCTCCGGCGGCACCCAGGCCGGCAAGACCACGATGCTGAACGCCTTGGCAGGCTCGATCCCCGGCAGCGAGCGGGTGATCAGCTGCGAGGAGGTCTTCGAGATCAAGCTGCCGATCCCCGACTGGGTGTCGATGCAGACCCGGCAGGCCGGGCTCGAGGGCACCGGCGAGGTGCGGCTGCGCGACCTGGTGAAGGAGTCGCTGCGGATGCGGCCGTCCCGGATGATCGTCGGCGAGGTGCGCGGCGAGGAGTGCCTCGACCTGCTGCTCGCGCTGAACAGCGGCCTCCCCGGGATGTGCACGATCCATGCGAACTCCGCCCGCGAAGCGCTGACCAAGATGTGCACGCTGCCGTTGCTGGCCGGGGAGAACATCGGGTCCCGGTTCGTGCTGCCGACCGTGGCCGGCTGCGTCGACATCGTCGTCCACCTGGGGGTCGCGGCGGACGGGCGCCGCCGGGTGCGCGAGATCGTCGCGGTGACCGGCCGGGTCGAGGAGCAGGCGATCGAGACCGAGACGCTGTTCAGCACCCGCGACGGGTACCTGCGTCGCGCCGAGGGACAGCTGCCGCACACGGAGCGGTTCCAGCAGGCGGGGTACAACGTGGCCGGCCTGCTGACCGAGCTACCGCGACGGGGCGCCTGA
- a CDS encoding phosphotransferase: MKAEVERRVGDTPAAPPGLAEELAEAFGLGTVTEAARPVVFTAMGRCWDITTDRGRWLAVTVYQWITNEQAEVGARLRDAATAAGLAAPVLARSPHGRLIESVRGESWRVHEWLEVGPSPVLPVAAELARRAGVVFGTLHGLAIASDEPIHGYLTYRRSFDEWQELLGRARAAGKPWAERLEALLPTFRELQAIELDVPGELMLCNRNLNPEHVRQGRDGDLVVMEWDFAGSLTPELELGSALMHWVSRPEVNTKGLRAFRDGYGGAREWPLVRGLRNYWWFDGRGVIPAAT, from the coding sequence TTGAAGGCTGAGGTTGAGCGGCGGGTGGGGGATACGCCTGCTGCGCCTCCCGGGCTGGCGGAGGAGTTGGCTGAGGCGTTCGGGCTGGGGACCGTGACGGAGGCGGCGCGGCCGGTGGTGTTCACGGCGATGGGGCGGTGCTGGGATATTACGACTGACCGTGGGCGGTGGCTTGCGGTCACGGTCTATCAGTGGATCACGAACGAGCAGGCGGAGGTCGGGGCTCGGCTGCGGGATGCGGCTACCGCGGCGGGGTTGGCTGCGCCGGTACTCGCGCGGAGTCCGCACGGGCGGTTGATCGAGAGTGTGCGGGGGGAGAGCTGGCGCGTTCATGAGTGGCTGGAGGTTGGGCCGTCGCCGGTCTTGCCGGTGGCCGCGGAGCTGGCTCGTCGTGCTGGGGTGGTGTTCGGGACGCTGCACGGGCTTGCCATTGCCAGCGATGAGCCGATCCACGGGTATCTGACGTATCGGCGTTCGTTCGACGAGTGGCAGGAGCTGCTTGGCCGGGCGCGTGCGGCGGGTAAGCCATGGGCGGAGCGGCTCGAGGCGTTGCTGCCGACATTCCGTGAGCTGCAGGCGATCGAGCTCGATGTGCCCGGCGAGTTGATGCTGTGTAACCGGAACCTGAACCCGGAGCATGTTCGGCAGGGGCGTGACGGTGATCTTGTGGTGATGGAGTGGGACTTTGCCGGTTCGCTCACGCCGGAGTTGGAGCTTGGTTCCGCGCTGATGCACTGGGTGTCGCGGCCGGAGGTCAACACCAAGGGACTTCGGGCGTTCCGGGACGGGTACGGCGGGGCGCGGGAGTGGCCGCTTGTAAGGGGCTTGAGGAACTACTGGTGGTTTGACGGCCGTGGCGTCATCCCGGCTGCGACGTAG
- a CDS encoding Gfo/Idh/MocA family protein, which translates to MSDLRVGVAGVGVMGADHAERVARKTSGARLVAVSDADQSRAEVLAARLSEGLGVPSRNDAGRHSGGAAYGDGVRVVEDPLELIAADDIDAVILASPGSAHAEQLFACLDHGKPVLCEKPLTMDAASSLRVVEAEHKLGRQLIQVGFMRRFDPEYAALKQLLDSGDLGRTLVLHNVHRNKSAAPSFRSEMIVRDSMVHEVDVARWLFGAEITRITVRTPKPTSLVAEGVLDPQLAVFELANGAIADVEVFVNFQVGYEVRCEAVAERGSATIGLGSGVFTRAGEHWGGAMPADFRIRFEQAYDIEVQRWVDATRRGEIDGPSAWDGYAAAAVCEAGLESLSSGTPVDVALADRGKVLG; encoded by the coding sequence ATGAGTGACCTGCGGGTCGGCGTCGCCGGCGTCGGTGTGATGGGTGCCGACCATGCCGAGCGCGTCGCGCGGAAGACGTCGGGCGCGCGGCTGGTCGCGGTGTCCGACGCCGATCAGAGCCGGGCCGAGGTACTCGCCGCCCGGTTGTCGGAGGGGCTGGGTGTGCCCTCCAGGAATGATGCCGGGAGGCACTCGGGCGGCGCGGCGTACGGCGACGGCGTCCGGGTGGTGGAGGATCCGCTGGAGCTGATCGCCGCCGACGACATCGACGCGGTGATCCTCGCCTCGCCCGGGTCCGCGCATGCCGAGCAGCTGTTCGCCTGCCTGGACCACGGGAAGCCGGTGCTCTGCGAGAAGCCGCTGACGATGGACGCAGCGTCGTCGCTGCGGGTGGTCGAGGCCGAACACAAGCTCGGCCGGCAGCTGATCCAGGTCGGGTTCATGCGCCGGTTCGATCCGGAGTACGCCGCTCTGAAACAGCTGCTCGACTCGGGTGACCTCGGGCGGACGCTGGTGCTGCACAACGTGCACCGGAACAAGTCGGCCGCACCGTCGTTCCGGAGCGAGATGATCGTCCGGGACTCGATGGTGCACGAGGTGGATGTCGCCCGCTGGCTGTTCGGCGCGGAGATCACCCGGATCACCGTGCGCACCCCGAAGCCGACGAGCCTGGTCGCGGAGGGCGTCCTCGACCCGCAGCTGGCGGTGTTCGAGCTGGCGAACGGCGCGATCGCCGACGTCGAGGTGTTCGTAAACTTCCAGGTCGGGTACGAGGTCCGGTGCGAGGCGGTCGCCGAGCGGGGCAGCGCGACGATCGGGCTCGGGTCCGGCGTGTTCACCCGGGCCGGCGAGCACTGGGGCGGCGCGATGCCGGCCGACTTCCGGATCCGGTTCGAGCAGGCGTACGACATCGAAGTACAGCGCTGGGTCGACGCCACCCGGCGCGGCGAGATCGACGGGCCGAGTGCCTGGGACGGGTACGCCGCGGCGGCCGTCTGCGAGGCCGGGCTCGAGTCGCTGAGCAGCGGCACACCGGTCGACGTCGCGCTGGCCGACCGCGGCAAGGTCCTCGGATGA
- a CDS encoding Gfo/Idh/MocA family protein has protein sequence MEPLRIGILGAARIAGRAIVEPAKLTGARLVAVAARDADRAAAFATDHGVERVHASYQELLDDPEIEAIYNPLANGLHGPWNLQALAAGKHVLTEKPSASNAAEALQVQEAVRSSGLVFMEAFHYAYHPVMRRLQELVAKGELGELQHVEATMVMPPPADDDPRWSLPLAGGAVMDVGCYALHAQRMFAAYAGGAPKLLNARAGERKRMPGVDEWLNADLEFPSGATGAVRTSMAADNVEFSLKVVGSRGEAFAPFYVLPQNDDRVIVTTREDTWVEHLGTRTSYTYQLEAFAGAIRNGAPLLTDADDALATMQLIDECYVAAGMTPRPSNHQ, from the coding sequence ATGGAACCGCTGCGGATCGGCATCCTCGGTGCCGCCCGGATCGCCGGCCGGGCCATCGTCGAGCCGGCCAAGCTGACCGGAGCCCGGCTGGTCGCGGTCGCTGCGCGCGACGCCGACCGGGCCGCGGCCTTCGCGACCGACCACGGGGTCGAACGGGTCCATGCGTCGTACCAGGAACTGCTAGACGATCCCGAGATCGAAGCGATCTACAACCCGCTGGCCAACGGGCTGCACGGCCCGTGGAACCTGCAGGCGCTTGCTGCCGGTAAACACGTTCTGACCGAGAAGCCGTCGGCCAGCAACGCAGCCGAGGCGCTGCAGGTGCAGGAGGCTGTGCGCTCGTCCGGCCTGGTGTTCATGGAGGCCTTCCACTACGCCTACCACCCGGTGATGCGGCGGCTGCAGGAGCTGGTCGCCAAGGGCGAGCTGGGCGAGCTGCAGCACGTCGAGGCGACCATGGTGATGCCCCCGCCGGCTGACGACGACCCGCGCTGGTCGCTGCCGCTCGCTGGTGGTGCCGTGATGGACGTCGGCTGCTACGCACTGCACGCGCAACGCATGTTCGCTGCTTACGCCGGTGGCGCGCCGAAGCTGCTCAACGCACGCGCGGGCGAGCGCAAGCGGATGCCTGGCGTGGACGAGTGGCTGAACGCGGACCTGGAGTTCCCGAGCGGTGCGACCGGTGCCGTGCGGACCAGCATGGCTGCCGACAACGTCGAGTTCAGTCTCAAGGTCGTCGGCAGCCGTGGCGAGGCGTTCGCCCCGTTCTACGTACTGCCGCAGAACGACGACCGCGTGATCGTGACAACCAGGGAAGACACCTGGGTCGAACACCTCGGCACCCGTACGTCGTACACGTACCAGCTGGAGGCCTTCGCCGGCGCGATCCGCAACGGCGCCCCGCTGCTCACGGACGCCGACGACGCACTGGCCACGATGCAGCTGATCGACGAGTGCTACGTCGCAGCCGGGATGACGCCACGGCCGTCAAACCACCAGTAG
- a CDS encoding type II secretion system F family protein → MNPILLGGFLGAVLGAGLLIVVLRLPFLRKPTVDERISPYLRDLGAPDVFVGVIDSRSPFYAILRLFGPSLRSAAQRLERILGGANTIRRRLQRAGMERTVEEFRIEQLLWGAIAFGAGLVISIVAVAVGLGDPVALLVFCLVLGITGVLGRDTYLTSQVRRRERRLLVELPTVAELLALSVAAGEGPAAALDRVARSSHGDLSNELKRVLAETRAGESLVRALDALADRTGLLALSRFADGLAVALERGTPLADVLRAQAGDIREAGRRELIESGARREVAMMVPVIFLVLPVTIAFAFYPGAVGIRLIAG, encoded by the coding sequence ATGAACCCGATCCTGCTCGGCGGTTTCCTCGGCGCGGTGCTCGGCGCCGGGCTGCTGATCGTCGTACTGCGGTTGCCGTTCCTGCGCAAACCCACCGTGGACGAGCGGATCTCGCCGTACCTTCGGGATCTCGGGGCGCCGGACGTGTTCGTCGGGGTCATCGACTCGCGGTCGCCGTTCTACGCGATCCTGCGGCTGTTCGGTCCGTCGCTGCGGTCCGCCGCACAACGGCTGGAGCGGATCCTCGGCGGCGCGAACACGATCCGCCGGCGGTTGCAGCGGGCCGGGATGGAGCGGACGGTCGAGGAGTTCCGGATCGAGCAGTTGCTCTGGGGAGCGATCGCGTTCGGTGCCGGGCTGGTGATCTCGATCGTCGCGGTCGCGGTCGGTCTCGGGGATCCGGTCGCGCTGCTGGTGTTCTGCCTGGTGCTCGGGATCACCGGAGTGCTCGGCCGCGACACGTACCTGACGTCCCAGGTGCGGCGGCGCGAGCGGCGGCTGCTGGTGGAGCTGCCGACCGTGGCCGAGCTGCTGGCGTTGTCGGTCGCCGCCGGTGAGGGGCCGGCCGCCGCCCTCGACCGGGTCGCCCGGTCGTCCCACGGCGACCTGTCGAACGAACTGAAACGCGTCCTGGCGGAGACCAGGGCGGGAGAGTCCCTGGTCCGCGCGCTCGATGCGCTCGCGGACCGGACCGGGTTGCTGGCGCTGTCGCGCTTCGCGGACGGGCTGGCGGTGGCGCTGGAGCGCGGCACCCCGCTGGCCGACGTACTGCGTGCACAGGCCGGCGACATCCGGGAAGCCGGGCGCCGCGAGCTGATCGAGTCCGGCGCGCGCCGCGAGGTTGCCATGATGGTCCCGGTGATCTTCCTGGTCCTGCCGGTGACCATCGCGTTCGCCTTCTACCCGGGCGCTGTCGGAATCCGGCTGATCGCCGGATGA
- a CDS encoding TadE/TadG family type IV pilus assembly protein, translating to MRRARRERGSAVVDFVLVSTILVPLFLGILQVGLFLYVRNTVTAAASEGAHYAAVLNRAPADGAARTRELIGGVVADNLIDSVSADATDIDGQPVVVVSVRAHMPPLGMWGPGIAFSVQGHAVKETGE from the coding sequence ATGCGTCGAGCCCGCCGCGAGCGGGGATCGGCTGTCGTCGACTTCGTGCTGGTCTCGACGATCCTGGTGCCGTTGTTCCTCGGCATCCTGCAGGTCGGCCTGTTCCTGTACGTACGCAACACCGTGACCGCTGCCGCCTCCGAGGGCGCGCACTACGCGGCCGTGCTGAACCGGGCACCGGCCGACGGTGCGGCGCGCACCCGGGAGCTGATCGGCGGCGTGGTCGCGGACAACCTGATCGACTCGGTGTCGGCGGACGCGACCGACATCGACGGGCAGCCCGTCGTCGTGGTGTCGGTGCGCGCGCACATGCCGCCGCTCGGGATGTGGGGACCGGGGATCGCGTTCAGCGTCCAGGGGCATGCGGTGAAGGAGACCGGCGAGTGA
- a CDS encoding ABC transporter permease, which yields MASTITSPASADDRVSARSLGARLLSRPEIGSLVGAAVILVFFLITATPFRNIDNTGTILYQAALIGVMAVPVSLLMIGGEFDLSAGVAVTTSGLTAGILSYQFSLNVWVGVIVALVFSLAIGAFNGWLLMRTGLPSFLVSLGTFFILQGLNIAVTRITSGAVASNSISDMDGFGAAKAIFASEFKLGGVTVKIIVVWWIVFVAIAAWVLLKTQIGNWIFAAGGDAAAARAVGVPVKKVKIGLFMAVGFFAWFTGMQLLFNSNGVVQSGEGVGKEFLYIIAAVVGGCLLTGGYGSVLGGAIGALIFSMVQLGVVYAGWNPDWFKAFLGAMLLLATIVNLVVKNRAEAR from the coding sequence ATGGCCTCGACCATCACTTCACCGGCATCGGCGGACGACCGAGTCTCCGCCCGGTCCCTCGGTGCCCGGTTGCTCAGCCGGCCCGAGATCGGGTCGCTGGTCGGCGCGGCCGTGATCCTGGTGTTCTTCCTGATCACCGCGACGCCGTTCCGCAACATCGACAACACCGGCACGATCCTCTACCAGGCCGCGCTGATCGGGGTGATGGCGGTGCCGGTCTCGCTGCTGATGATCGGCGGCGAGTTCGACCTGTCGGCCGGGGTCGCGGTGACGACGTCCGGCCTGACCGCAGGCATCCTGTCGTACCAGTTCAGTCTGAACGTCTGGGTCGGCGTGATTGTCGCGCTGGTGTTCTCGCTGGCGATCGGTGCGTTCAACGGCTGGCTGCTGATGCGGACGGGACTGCCCAGTTTCCTGGTGTCGCTGGGTACGTTCTTCATCCTGCAGGGCCTGAACATCGCGGTCACCCGGATCACCTCCGGCGCCGTCGCGTCGAACTCGATCAGCGACATGGACGGGTTCGGCGCGGCGAAGGCGATCTTCGCGTCGGAGTTCAAACTCGGTGGCGTCACGGTCAAGATCATCGTCGTCTGGTGGATCGTGTTCGTGGCGATCGCCGCCTGGGTGCTGCTGAAGACGCAGATCGGCAACTGGATCTTCGCCGCCGGCGGTGACGCGGCGGCCGCGCGGGCGGTCGGCGTACCGGTGAAGAAGGTGAAGATCGGGCTGTTCATGGCGGTCGGGTTCTTCGCCTGGTTCACCGGGATGCAGTTGCTGTTCAACTCCAACGGGGTCGTGCAGTCCGGTGAAGGTGTCGGCAAGGAGTTCCTGTACATCATCGCCGCGGTCGTCGGCGGCTGCCTGCTGACCGGCGGCTACGGCTCCGTCCTGGGAGGGGCGATCGGTGCGCTGATCTTCAGCATGGTCCAGTTGGGTGTCGTGTACGCCGGCTGGAACCCGGATTGGTTCAAGGCGTTCCTGGGTGCGATGTTGCTGCTCGCAACCATCGTCAACCTGGTCGTGAAGAACCGGGCGGAGGCGCGATGA
- a CDS encoding GntR family transcriptional regulator: protein MSTVQVQVDRSSRTPLHVQLAQQLEAAIQDGELPVGSRLSNEVDLAEAYGLSRPTVRQAIARLVDQGLLVRKRGVGTQVVGSSGQVRRSLELTSLYDDLAAAHRKPQTDVLRFGISPATAEVATALQCEQDDRVLRLERLRRADGEPLALMRNWLPPEILETDPATLAERGLYELLRAEGIRLKVAHQTISAIPATVEQARLLSEEPGAPLLATTRITYDDHGQPVEYGSHLYRASRYSFEHTLVHR from the coding sequence ATGAGTACCGTCCAGGTCCAGGTCGATCGGAGCAGCCGTACGCCGTTGCACGTGCAGCTGGCGCAGCAGCTGGAGGCGGCCATCCAGGACGGCGAACTACCCGTCGGCTCCCGGCTGAGCAACGAGGTGGACCTGGCTGAGGCGTACGGGCTGAGCCGCCCGACCGTGCGGCAGGCGATCGCCCGACTGGTCGACCAGGGCCTGCTGGTCCGCAAACGCGGCGTCGGCACGCAGGTGGTCGGCAGCTCCGGGCAGGTACGGCGTTCCCTCGAACTGACCAGCCTGTACGACGACCTGGCCGCGGCGCACCGCAAGCCGCAGACCGACGTACTGCGCTTCGGGATCTCGCCTGCAACCGCAGAGGTCGCGACAGCGTTGCAATGCGAGCAGGACGACCGTGTACTCCGGCTGGAACGGCTCCGGCGTGCTGACGGCGAACCCCTCGCTCTGATGCGCAACTGGCTGCCGCCCGAGATCCTGGAGACGGACCCGGCCACGTTGGCCGAGCGTGGGCTCTATGAGCTGCTGCGCGCCGAAGGGATCCGGCTGAAGGTGGCGCACCAGACCATCTCCGCCATACCCGCAACGGTTGAGCAGGCACGGCTGCTGTCGGAGGAGCCGGGCGCGCCGCTCCTGGCGACCACCCGGATCACGTACGACGACCACGGCCAGCCGGTCGAGTACGGCTCCCACCTGTACCGCGCGAGCCGCTACTCGTTCGAGCACACGCTCGTACACCGCTGA